CCAGATATTGTCTACTTGCCCGATTTCAAGTCAAGCTTTCCTCAATGGCGCAGGAAAGACCTATCACAAGTTGTACCAAGTCTGGATCCACGCGGTATCGATCTGTTGGATAAGTTGCTTGCATATGACCCTATTAACCGGATCAGCGCCAGAAGAGCAGCCATCCACCCCTACTTCCAAGAATCATAAGCATTAAAACTTACTTCGCTATTATATTACAAATGCTACTGCATCCACAGTATAGTCTAGTATAGTATATAGCAGAATACAATActtaattttgaaattatgACGGGTTACAGCACCGAGGCACTGTTTACATCACCAAATACGGAAGTACTTAGACACGCGAAAGAAAGGTCAGAGGTTTTCAGGGGTTGAAAGCTGGGCGCGTTCCATGACGTACTGCCGTGGTCGTACTACCAaggaaagtgaaaaaaaaaaaaaaaaaaaaaaaaaaggcgaagaaggaaagacaaacgaaaataaaacGAAATAACGCATTGAATGTCGGGGCTTCGACTGAACTTGTTTGACTATAAGGAGTTCACTTGTTAAAAGCCGTTTCGCTTCTGACTCGCccttgtttcttttttttctgttcttACTTTTGACCTCCGCAGGTTTATTGCTTTCTGCAATTTGAAGAGTCTCATTGTTACCATTGAATAACAGAGACGgatattgtttttatttccttcaTTATTTACATCGCAACACGATTTTTATCAGCTTCTTCAGGGAGCGGTGAACggtatattatataatttCGACAGGCGAGCAAAATAGTGCGAAGCGGTACAAACTTAAAACAGTACCAGAGGAATTATAGTTAACCAATCAATACGAGATGAGGAAGGAGTTGAAAATTCTTATAATAGCGAACATTGCATTACTTTTCTCGATAATACATTACACATTTGACTTGTTGACGTTGTGTATAGATGATACCTTCAAAGATGCGCTAACAGATGAAGAGCTGAACCCGCCCAAGGGTTTCAATTCAACGCTCTATGAGTCTCCCCCTCAACTTATACCGAAAATCATTCATCAAACCTACAAAACGAACGATATCCCAGAACAGTGGGTAAAAGGCAGGCAGAAGTGTATTGATTTACACCCCGACTATACCTACATTTTATGGACGGATGATATGTCTGATAGTTTTATTAAACAGGAGTACCCATGGTTTCTGGACACCTTTAGAAGTTATGAGTATCCGATTGAGAGGGCAGATGCAATACGGTATTTCATTCTTTCACATTATGGTGGTATTTACATTGACTTGGATGATGGTTGCGAAAGAAGGCTAGACCCTTTGTTGACAGTGCCAGCATTTTTAAGGAAAACTTCGCCTACAGGGGTGTCCAATGATGTGATGGGCTCTGTTCCAAGACACCCATTCTTCTTGAAAGTCATCAAATCATTGAAGCACTACAAGAAAAACTGGTATATTCCATATATGACCATCATGGGCTCTACTGGCCCCTTATTCATTAGTGTGGTTTGGAAGCAATATAAGAGATGGTCTAATACGGCCGAAAATGGTGCGGTAAGGATCTTACAACCTGCTGACTATAAAATGCATCataattctttcttttcaatatctaAAGGTTCCTCCTGGCATACGGGCGACgcaaattttatgaaaacTCTGGAGAATCATATCTTATCTTGCGTGGTTACTGGATTCATTTTTGGCTTTTTCATATTATACGGTGAATATACCTTTTATACTTGGCTGTGCTCTGGACCATTCAACAACAAACGTTATTACATTCAGTGGTTGAGTGACAAGTTCAAGTTGCGCAAGTGGAAACTAACATCATTCAAGGACAGAGAAAAGAGTCGGACGCTCGCACGTCACGAATATACCTCGAAGGGTAAAAGACTAAGAAAAGACTCTAACATCCCCTACGACAGCGTTTTCCTTGATATAGAAAAGAATCACGCTAAATTTACCGACTTGACCTGATTGAATTAGCACGATTCTCCCGTACAAATTTATTAGCTTGgatatattttcaaaagacaATGGCATATAGATATGTAACAGGTTATTAAAATTTTAGTATTTAAGAATTACAAGTAACATGCATCCCTATAAAAAccaaagaggaaaaaattcGGTTCAAAAATAGTACATTGTCCAGAAGCTTGGtttttaatagtatatataaagataaagatAGAAAGAGTGCAACGCTCTAAACtttcaagaataaaaattttttttttttttttttttgatttttttttttacaataaTGTATTGTTCTTGGAAAATAACACAATCTGTTCACTACAAAGAAGTGGACAGAACCcctaaataaaaataactATAATAGAGGGGAAGGAAACAGATAGTAAGTGAAACAtaaatgaaagaaagaaaaggttTATTGATTGATAAGAAATAATTGAACTATGGCAAGGCCGCGGAAGAACCAGACTTGCTCAACCATTGGTCAACAACATCATCGCTTAAAGTAGCATCAAAGCTTTCGTCAACTTCAATAATGTGAATAGTTTTATCACTTGAGTTAAAGATGACGGCAGCCTTTAAAGTACCATCAGTTGGTCTGTCGAAGTAATCTTGAGTACCGCCGTCTTGGCCGTCATGGATGTGGGAAATCAATTTATCAGAACCAGCAGTCAAAATTTCGAAAAGGTCCATCTCACCACAGCCCGTTTTCCAGCAAGAACAAGATGCATCACCATATTGCAAAGTTCTTGGGATTTTCGCATTCAATAACCAAATAGCTGGCATATCTTGGTTGTAAGCAGAACCGCTAGTGTCACTTGGCATGGAAAATTCGAAGACGAAAATTTTATCGGCTCCACCAAACCCATGATAAGCTGGAATACCTTCTCTGTAGTAACCACAATCACCGTTGTTACCGGAACATTCTTCACCAGAGAAAATCATGAACTCATTACCAGATTTAATGGTCACATCACCAAGAGCTTGAGCAGAGGCAGCACCAGAAACACCGTCTGAAGCGGCAAAGGAGATAGAGTTACCGAAACAACTGGACCAGACACCAGAACCAGCAGTCCCACCTTGGTTGTTCATAAATGTACAGTTGCTGGTAGAGCCTGGGACAAAATAGGAACCTCTTGACCAGTCACCGTTAGTGTTGgaagatgaggatgaggatgaagatggagaagcagcagcagcagaagAGGTGGTCCTGGAGGAAGAGGTAGAAGATTGGCTTTCGCTCGTTTCAACTGCTTGAGCACTGCTGGACAGAACAGTAGAAACTTTGGTGTAAGCGGAAGGAACAGCAGGGCCGACAACGGTATTGGTAGAATCGGCTGTGACTGTTTGACCATTACCGTCGACGTAAACAGTAGAAGTAACTTGAACATATTCAACGGCAACCTCTCTCTTATGTTGATGCTTGTGTCTGGAGACGACAGTTTCTCCTTGTTCATTACAGGACTCGATCAACTGTTTTTCTGatctcttcttcaaagcATTGGACTCACCATTTGGGTAGTAAACACCGAATTGTAGTAATTCGATTGGACCTCTGAAATGAATGGATAGCTCCTCATTGAAGGGAGCTAAACTACCAGACGAGGTGAAGTCGGCTTGGGTACAAGCACAAGAAGATTCATCCATATTGGTGACATCTTGATAGGTAGCGGATAAACCAACGTTAGAGTAAATGATGGCATCTGTTTGAGCACAATAGTAATTACCGCCAGAGTAAGTACAATCAGCGTTGACGAGTGACGCaactgaagaaaacaaaccGACCAACGCGGTGATGGAAAGTTTTTGTAACAtattttttcgtttcaATTTTCCTGTTAAGCtttctgatatttttatgaaggataaatttgaaagggaaaaaggagaaaaaaaagatgttcTATTGAAGGAGTGACTAGAAGTTGGATAGGTTAAGTTGGTTTGAGTTTTTGATTCTGGGTTCTTTTTGCAacttaaaagaaaaagtaatattaatatagaacagaaaaatattggaGATAAGAAGGATTAACTAGTAAAGTTCGAaagatataaaagaaagcagatgcgaaaacaaaactgaaataaatctgaaaaataatggaagTGAAACAAGGCtaagcaagaaaaatttctttattgccAAGACAGGAACGTTTGTGATGAATCACATCTGCATTCGTGGTAtatttaaatgaaaatcCCAAGTTTCGAATTTTCCACGTTCGCTGTACGACGAGAAAGCGcggaaaaataaacaaaaccAGCAGTAAATCGCCAacgaaaaaggaaagtcGCCAACgcgaaaagaaaagagaaagtgAGGCGCAGACCGTGGTACGTGATCTCGTGTATTATGATTTGACg
The nucleotide sequence above comes from Saccharomyces paradoxus chromosome II, complete sequence. Encoded proteins:
- the CSH1 gene encoding mannosylinositol phosphorylceramide synthase catalytic subunit CSH1 (Mannosylinositol phosphorylceramide (MIPC) synthase catalytic subunit~similar to YBR161W), whose translation is MRKELKILIIANIALLFSIIHYTFDLLTLCIDDTFKDALTDEELNPPKGFNSTLYESPPQLIPKIIHQTYKTNDIPEQWVKGRQKCIDLHPDYTYILWTDDMSDSFIKQEYPWFLDTFRSYEYPIERADAIRYFILSHYGGIYIDLDDGCERRLDPLLTVPAFLRKTSPTGVSNDVMGSVPRHPFFLKVIKSLKHYKKNWYIPYMTIMGSTGPLFISVVWKQYKRWSNTAENGAVRILQPADYKMHHNSFFSISKGSSWHTGDANFMKTLENHILSCVVTGFIFGFFILYGEYTFYTWLCSGPFNNKRYYIQWLSDKFKLRKWKLTSFKDREKSRTLARHEYTSKGKRLRKDSNIPYDSVFLDIEKNHAKFTDLT
- the TOS1 gene encoding Tos1p (similar to YBR162C) gives rise to the protein MLQKLSITALVGLFSSVASLVNADCTYSGGNYYCAQTDAIIYSNVGLSATYQDVTNMDESSCACTQADFTSSGSLAPFNEELSIHFRGPIELLQFGVYYPNGESNALKKRSEKQLIESCNEQGETVVSRHKHQHKREVAVEYVQVTSTVYVDGNGQTVTADSTNTVVGPAVPSAYTKVSTVLSSSAQAVETSESQSSTSSSRTTSSAAAASPSSSSSSSSNTNGDWSRGSYFVPGSTSNCTFMNNQGGTAGSGVWSSCFGNSISFAASDGVSGAASAQALGDVTIKSGNEFMIFSGEECSGNNGDCGYYREGIPAYHGFGGADKIFVFEFSMPSDTSGSAYNQDMPAIWLLNAKIPRTLQYGDASCSCWKTGCGEMDLFEILTAGSDKLISHIHDGQDGGTQDYFDRPTDGTLKAAVIFNSSDKTIHIIEVDESFDATLSDDVVDQWLSKSGSSAALP